The genomic interval CATCACATAaagactgattttgttttttgtgttgaaCTTGAAGTGACGGACCACCGCTTCCTTCGGTATGCCACCCTGCCACGAGAGATTGTTTGCACTGAAAATTTGACACCTTGGAAGAAACTCCTGCCATGTGGTTCCAAGGtgagcgtgcgtgcgtgcgtgcgtgcgtgtgtgtgtgcgtgtctttattatgtttttctaAAGGGTCAGTAAGGCTGTGTGTTCTCCTGTGTCTGATATACATTCTAATGTCAATGTCAGTGACTGCAGCTTACTCTTTATCTTCTTCTGTTGCACTTGCAGGCTGGTCTCGCTGTCCTGCTGAAGTCAGAGAAACTCTTCCACAGCAGTTTTCATTCCCAGGCAGTTCACATCAGGCCCATGTGTCAGGACTGGGAGTGCAAAACCACGTCCTGGGAGCTGAGACAGACGCTGAATGTGGTGTTTGACCTGCACACCTCTGCACAGGGTAAACGAGGTGAGCAAAAAGCACGTTCCTCCGTCATGTACCCCTCACTTAAGTTAAgttaatttcttctttttttgtgtttcgtAGGAGGGAAAATACTTCCAGCCTCAGTTAAATTAATCTGTTTGTTCCCTCAGAATGGTCTCTTTTTAAGATGTTCTCTCGAACCCTGACGGAAGCTTGTCCGCTGGCCTCATCCAGTAAAATCTATATCGACATCACAGACAACCCTGAGGTTTGATTCCCACATTTTATAGTGTCATTGGCTCTAAATGCCTCAATGCAAACTTTGCAGAAAGCAAAAGAACATAAGTTTTAATTGTGTTATTTGCAATATCAAGTTGGAGATATTTTAGTGTTCCCTGCAGAGTTCTTGACTTCTAGTAGCTCTATGGATCTGTTTATTTATGAGCagtctctgttttgtttatgtttgctgCAATGCGGCAATAAAAGCAGGGAAGAAGACTGCCCGCCAGAAAAGATGAATGCAAACAATGCAGGATTTAAAATACTTCAAACACTGAATGTAGAaatatatgttttgtttgtttataacaAAGCTCAAGAAAGCTTAGATGGACAGATTTGATGGTACTGAGATGTGCAGTATTTAAGGGTAAGAGAAACTGGATATCTTTTTGCAGGGGGAGCAGTTTGAGGTGAGCCCGGCCACTCCTCTGCTGAGCCAGGCATCGGTGCTAGGGGACAGACGAACCTTCTCCGTCTACGATCTGACCCAACAAATCACCTTTGGCACTGTGCGCTCCCTCAACCTGCTGATCCGCTGGAAATCCAGTGAGGGTGAGTGAGAACAGCAGAGCAAGACACGCAGTGGGCTGTCAGAGGCTGAAAAATACCATGACGGCATTAACAAGAATGTATTAGCTActggtgttttttgtgtgtttgccttttaatcataattttaaACGCCTCTTGACATtattcaaaactgtttttagtttttttggccAATGAATCCGCAATCTGTTCCTTTGCAACCTGCTCTCTGCTTTGAGACTGAAAGTCCTCGAGAAGCAGCATCTGAAGTGACTCTCAGATTGCAACATGTGTGAGTTTTCAAGCCAGAAAAGCAATTAAGGAAACACTTTGTGTTTGAAACCGTTGTGTTCCAAAGCTACACCGTTTCATTTGTTCCTGTTACATAATCTCCTGGTAATTTGTCAAACATTAGGGTGACACTTGGTTAGTAACAAATGTTTCTAACAAAGTTGAGAGGAGAAACAGACTGGAGGCCTGGTTTACAAACAAAGTACAGTCATACATCATTCTCCAACTATTGAATTTGAAGATAAGCAGCGCTTTATTGTCATATATCTCTGCTGTGATGTTTCCCCGCATTGTCCATCATTAATCTTCCTTGTCTTGCAATTAACCGCCTGCAGGTGACATGCTGCGTCCCCTGCTTCACGGTGAGCGTTACGTGGCTGGTTACGGGCTGCAGACGGGAGAGATTCACACCCTGATGTACAACTACCACCCATACAGGTCTTTCCCTGTGCTACTGCTGGACTCGGTGCCTTGGTATCTTCGTCTCTACATCCACACCCTTACTGTCACCAGCAAGGGAAAGGACAACAAGCCCAGTGAGTCTCTTTGGGGAGTAGAAAAGGACGTGTGTGCATGAAAATTACAATCAAGATCTGAAACTATAAATGTGCCAAATTCTGGAACAACTGGTCTGTGATATATAAATGAACAATGCCTTTTCTGTGTAAATGAAGAGGAATAttcatgttacatttttttctcagttgtGAACTCACAAAAACTGGAACTGTGCACACAAACCTGACAACTTGAACCTCATGTAtcatatataaaacaaaatgtccaaaCTCGAGGCACAATTCCACTGTTTGCACTCAGTCTaaatcacattttctgaaaaactCCAAACCCAAGTCACGTAATTTAGAGCACTTTGTTCGTCTGGAAAAATTGGTCTCACTCACTTCACATCTCTTTAAACTCAATTGGCAAAACCCTTAATCACCATTTAGAGCATAAAAGATGCCCCAGGTGAAAAAATGAAGCAGCATGAAGAGCAGAGAGGAACAGTACGTGCAGGGAAGTCAGTCCAATATTTCTAATGGAATCTTTGCAATTTTGGGTTGAACTGGAATGATGTTGCAACATTAAGTGCAGTTTACAGTCTGACTGTGGGAAGCTGGTTGGGAACAATTTCCAGACAATTTTATGCTGTTGAATGTGTGGCATGGCCTCGTGAAGCCAAAAGTATATTCATGGTAGTGTTTTAAATTCATCTCACTGTTTAAATTATGCTCTGTAGGAGACATTCACGTGATAGGTTtcagatcagaatcagaatcagaaatactttaattatcccagggggaaattatttactgttatttacagtttgtgtACTGTTTTGGGAGAAGGAGTTGGTTTTGACAAGAAAGAGCATGGTTTTTAGTGTCTCAGTTTTAAGTCTAGGGTTTTGAGAAACTGCGTTGTAGTGTAAGCATATGTGACCACTGAAAAACACTCAAATTACTCCTTAGGTTAATAGCTTCACGTTCAGTGGACCAGTGCTTGGTTATGTTATCCAAAAAGTCAATTTTAGAGTGTCCAAATTTTTGAGTGAAAAATTTGAGTGAAATTCTTAGTCCCtttttgaaaatgacatattaaaaaagaataacaataCACTCGTTTTACTTCCTCTAACTTCTTGAATATACTGTTGTAGGGTTTcttttgcttaaaaaatgttgtacatGCTTAATGAGTACACACGCTGAACATTCCCACTGTTTCCCTACAGGGATCATAGTTTCATGTAATTACATGCAGGTGCTTCTTTTCACCAGAAGGAGGAGAACCTGAGTCATGTTTCTGTCATGAAAGCTTTGTTTAATCTACTCTATCTGCCTACATACTCACTCAGTGCTCTGTTATTGCTCAGACATTATAtaaacattttatgaaaaaaaatatttaggaAGTATTGTCACATTGCATCACGTGTAAATACAACTCAATAAAACTACAAAGGGCTATAGTAAACTTTAAGATACTTTATCAGTCAGTCATTAATGGTATTAATGTTTTTCATTGTCTGCCAGGTTACATCCACTACCAGCCGTCTAAGGACCGCGTGAGGCCCCACCTGCTGGAGATGCTCGTCCAGCTTCCTCCCAACTCTGTCACCGAGGTCACAGTGCAGTTTGAGAGGGCTCTGCTGAAGTGGACTGAGTACACCCCCGATCCCAACCATGGCTTCTATGTGGGGTATGCATGTAGAGGTGTAATAAATACTGAACAAAGAAGATGCACACATGTTGCTTGTCATGCCCCTTCAGAGGTTGCAGGTGTTGTTGTCTGATTTTGGAGTGGTGTAACATCAAGTGGAAATCTGTAAAAGGTCAAATTTGGGAGTCTTTATTTATTagactttttaaatgtcattatgactttttaaaaaaaatgactcacatgtgtttcttcaacatttAGGTCTTCAGTAATCAGCTCTCTTGTGCCAAGCATTGTCGCCATGGATACTAACAGCACTCGGGAGCGCCCACTGTTCAGCAGCTTGTAAGTACAGAGTTGTTTCATTTTCTGGGAAAAGTGCCTGCTGTTGCCTCTCATTCATGTTGCTAGAGAAACACATTTGTCTAGAAAGTCGAATGATTAAATCTCACATCTCCCTCCAGTTTTCCCTGCAAAGAGGAGTCCAGCTATTTTGTGCGCGTCTACACGGAGCCTCTGCTGGTCAACCTGCCAACTCCAGACTTCAGCATGCCTTACAATGTCATCTGCCTGACCTGCACAGTGGTGGCCGTGGGCTACGGCTCTCTTTACAACCTACTGACACGGAGCTTCCAGATAGAGGAGCCCAACCCAGGACTGGCCAAGCGGATAGCCAACGTCATCCGCAAGATGAGGGGCGTGCCACCGCTCTGAGGCCGGATACCGTACCAACTGCCTCTACTTTTAGAAAGGATGTTTTCCTTTTGGTGAAACCACTGTTAAACATGTGACATTCAGGGAAGAAACTGAGTCAAGCACTGGTGtgaatgtttttaaagcagTTAACTTGAAGGTTTTGGTTTGTATCCAGGGTGATTTCCTGCCGGCTAAGGACAATGTGATGCttggatgaaaagtcagagctttgttgttgttaaaacaGAAGAAGGAACCAAAGCTGTGCAGTGTGCAGCAGTGGTAACTGcagcagagtgtttttttttgtttgattgttttttgttttgtggattCTTGAAGCCATAACTCCAACACATCTTAATACAGTCACTGTGTTTCTGAGGCACTTTGCTGCTGTGAGGAGACTGTGACCGAAGACTGAAGGCTTTTAACAACATTGGATGGACAAAGCCCGATCACCTTTGTTCACATATGGTGTTGCTGACCTGCAGATTGCTTCCTCCCTGCTAGGAAAGATAAGCTAACTCAGTCGGAATGTCACATTTTCCTCAAACCTCAGTTATGTCCAGATATCAAATGACAAAACACTGAGTTCTCAACCTCCAGCTTCAAATTCACACAACATCAAAGTCTAACTATGGAAGATCCTCCTTATTTAATGGTTCCTGATGCATTttataataattttgatatatGAGAAAAGAACAAATGCCTGCAAAAAAGAATTATTATAGCTATCAAGAATTGAATTGTTGGTCTGACATACCTGTAAGCATGAGCAATAAGGTTTTGCGTCTGGAACTGCTTGTTCTATAAAAGGAACACCCCGCTTaccaaacatttatttttgcactCATTAGTTGATGCATGCTTTGAATGTGAATTGCAGATGTGTGCAGGTCTCTTCATGATTAATTGCCTTCAGTTTGTCAGGTTGTTGACTTATTCACTCATCAGTCCTATGCAGTTTAACCACAGCGATTagaagtctgttttttttaattgaaattacCTTCCCCTGACGTGAAATACTACCACGTAAAAGCAACACTATCCTCTGTTGAGCTGGTCTGCTAAAAAAGTCCATTCTGTTTACTTGCTGGGACGAAAGTGTGCACACTGAGAATGTTTGAAGCGGTactgtgtgtgcgcttgtgtcaaaaaactcaaaatgttcCTTATTGCCTTTTTTAATAAACTGATAAACACGTTAatgtaatttgatttaattaactaGCCGTGAACGAAGGTGCAGCACACTAAGCTGCAGCGGGGCTGGAGCTGTATTACTTCCCACAGAGTGCCCACATTTTTGTGTAAACAAACTTGGCCCCACTTTGGGCAGACTCGAGGAGAACAAACACAGACTGCTCTGTGTTTGGCCGGTCAGCGAGTCTTACCCTTGCACGTTTGGCAGGAGcgtggaacaaaaacaaaagggggggaaaaagcaGCATTCCACATAAATGATGTTCATATCTGGTCAGCTGCAAACTATGTTATCTCTCCAAGCAAGTAGACCGACAGCTGGAGGAACAGACCTCTGAGTCCTGTATTTTAATGATAAGCGAAGCAGCCCTCCACTTGTTTAGcacacatgtttgtgtttagCTGGACAATTAAACCTTTTAGTCAGGTTCGCAAGTGAAATGTGGctgtttgcataaaaaaaacatttaaacatatgCAAGACTGCGGTGCAGAGTTCTCGGTGTAGCAGAC from Sparus aurata chromosome 7, fSpaAur1.1, whole genome shotgun sequence carries:
- the pigt gene encoding GPI transamidase component PIG-T, translating into MAAHRCSRSALLLILCGLTLFTAADSQETTVNGGHHASAVKNPQTSTETADQTTEQPAVEERRWEATEVEEATPDDAAADKQDSPVPETVVLTSVPQPKDDFQEELVIRPLHSGDIYASFQFRTVWETDFTRGNKVSHYRLFPKSLGQVISKFSVRELHISFTQGYWRTMQWGQPFQPAPPGAELWVWFQDSVTDVDSTWKELTNVLSGIFCASLNFIDSTNTVQPSASFKPLGIGNVTDHRFLRYATLPREIVCTENLTPWKKLLPCGSKAGLAVLLKSEKLFHSSFHSQAVHIRPMCQDWECKTTSWELRQTLNVVFDLHTSAQGKREWSLFKMFSRTLTEACPLASSSKIYIDITDNPEGEQFEVSPATPLLSQASVLGDRRTFSVYDLTQQITFGTVRSLNLLIRWKSSEGDMLRPLLHGERYVAGYGLQTGEIHTLMYNYHPYRSFPVLLLDSVPWYLRLYIHTLTVTSKGKDNKPSYIHYQPSKDRVRPHLLEMLVQLPPNSVTEVTVQFERALLKWTEYTPDPNHGFYVGSSVISSLVPSIVAMDTNSTRERPLFSSFFPCKEESSYFVRVYTEPLLVNLPTPDFSMPYNVICLTCTVVAVGYGSLYNLLTRSFQIEEPNPGLAKRIANVIRKMRGVPPL